The Streptomyces sp. NBC_00224 genome has a window encoding:
- a CDS encoding phosphotransferase enzyme family protein, with amino-acid sequence MTTEGEMAEGEALVGGMMNEGAVFRHGAVVERPAPRTARALHAHLLALAEHGFDAAPRPVRLTADGREQLTYIPGNVALPPYPRWVMTETALRSVGSLLRRLHDASAAIAVDTCAEWPRSLADPAGGTMLCHNDVCPDNVVFRDGHAVALIDFDLAAPGRAVWDVAMTARYWVPMLDPASAAAVHPGGLDAPTRLRILADSYGLSPQERADLPDVIEQATASCRAFVADRVTDGDPVYTQALSERGGWERWDRIQGWLVAQRDVFTAALLN; translated from the coding sequence ATGACGACTGAGGGCGAGATGGCAGAGGGCGAAGCGCTGGTGGGTGGCATGATGAACGAGGGCGCGGTCTTCCGCCACGGTGCCGTGGTGGAACGCCCGGCGCCGCGCACCGCGCGCGCCCTCCACGCTCATCTCCTCGCACTCGCAGAACACGGGTTCGACGCAGCGCCGAGGCCGGTCCGTCTCACCGCGGACGGCCGCGAGCAGCTGACCTACATCCCCGGTAACGTCGCTCTACCGCCGTATCCGCGCTGGGTGATGACTGAGACCGCGTTGAGGTCTGTGGGAAGCCTGCTGCGGCGCCTGCACGACGCCAGCGCGGCCATCGCGGTTGACACATGCGCCGAGTGGCCCCGATCTCTGGCCGACCCTGCGGGAGGAACGATGCTGTGCCACAACGATGTGTGTCCGGACAACGTCGTCTTCCGCGATGGCCATGCCGTAGCCCTGATCGATTTCGACTTGGCGGCTCCCGGCCGAGCAGTGTGGGATGTTGCCATGACCGCCCGCTACTGGGTTCCGATGCTCGATCCCGCGTCTGCGGCAGCTGTCCATCCCGGGGGACTGGACGCCCCGACGCGACTGCGGATCCTCGCCGACAGCTACGGCCTCTCCCCGCAGGAGCGCGCTGACCTGCCTGACGTCATCGAACAGGCCACCGCATCCTGCCGGGCCTTCGTCGCCGACCGAGTGACCGATGGTGACCCCGTCTACACCCAGGCCTTGTCCGAGCGTGGTGGTTGGGAACGTTGGGACCGCATCCAGGGGTGGCTGGTGGCTCAACGCGATGTTTTCACGGCTGCCCTGCTGAACTGA
- a CDS encoding GNAT family N-acetyltransferase encodes MTLATPILHTARLRLRPFTDADADSLFALHSSTYVLRYWDSPPWTERARADRFINMCRKMADEGTGARVAIDRASDGAFVGWCGLTGWNPDYRSASLGYVLDDAMWGHGYATEAAHAVLQWAFDTLDLNRVQAETDTRNVASARVLEKIGFVREGTLREDCVVNGEVSDSWVFGLLRRDWRLSAGPIPAREVRR; translated from the coding sequence ATGACTTTGGCCACCCCGATACTGCACACCGCTCGCCTGCGGCTGCGGCCCTTCACCGACGCCGACGCGGACTCCCTCTTCGCGCTGCACAGCAGCACCTACGTGCTGCGCTACTGGGACTCCCCGCCGTGGACCGAACGGGCCCGCGCCGATCGTTTCATCAACATGTGCCGGAAGATGGCGGACGAAGGCACCGGGGCGCGGGTGGCCATCGACCGTGCTTCTGACGGGGCCTTCGTCGGCTGGTGCGGTCTGACCGGATGGAACCCGGACTACCGCAGTGCGTCGTTGGGCTATGTCCTCGATGATGCGATGTGGGGCCACGGCTACGCGACGGAGGCCGCGCACGCCGTGCTGCAGTGGGCGTTCGACACGCTGGACCTGAATCGGGTTCAGGCCGAGACCGATACGCGCAACGTGGCATCTGCCCGGGTCCTGGAGAAGATCGGTTTCGTGCGGGAAGGGACGTTGCGGGAAGACTGCGTGGTGAACGGCGAGGTATCCGACTCGTGGGTCTTCGGGTTGCTCAGGCGAGATTGGCGGCTGTCGGCTGGGCCGATTCCGGCCCGCGAAGTGCGGCGTTAA
- a CDS encoding ABC transporter ATP-binding protein, protein MDTLPALQARGITKCFGDVIALDGVDLDVAQGQIHGLVGPNGAGKTTLLGLLLGLAVADSGRLEILGTPVGRELAAPDGVAGFVDGPGLYPSLTARQNLAALAALRGHDARTAGIDDVLDEVGLTDVADDRARGFSLGMRQRLGLAAALLTKPRLLVLDEPANGLDPAGKRHVHGVLTRLAADGTSVVLSSHRMDDVEALCSEVTILATGRVVFSGPLGKLAAENRELDYRLITSDPSAARLLADETDGTRTVDDAEGRRDSGVLVVRALVPALDELVRRLVHADIALRELAPVASPLETAFLSLTEPLTEPLTEPLTEPLTEKSIVRQQPIEPQEPGK, encoded by the coding sequence ATGGACACACTGCCGGCGCTGCAGGCCCGTGGGATCACCAAGTGTTTCGGCGACGTCATCGCACTCGACGGCGTCGATCTGGATGTGGCGCAGGGGCAGATCCATGGCCTGGTCGGACCGAACGGCGCGGGCAAGACGACCTTGCTCGGGCTTCTGCTGGGACTGGCCGTCGCCGACAGTGGCCGGCTGGAGATCCTGGGGACGCCGGTCGGGCGCGAGCTCGCCGCTCCCGACGGGGTCGCCGGCTTCGTGGACGGACCCGGCCTCTACCCCTCGCTCACCGCCCGGCAGAACCTCGCCGCCCTGGCAGCTCTGCGCGGCCACGACGCGCGGACGGCGGGGATCGACGACGTGCTCGACGAGGTCGGGCTCACCGATGTCGCCGACGACCGGGCCCGCGGCTTCTCCCTCGGTATGCGCCAGCGGCTCGGGCTCGCCGCCGCCTTGCTCACCAAGCCCCGGCTGCTCGTCCTCGACGAACCGGCCAACGGCCTCGACCCGGCAGGAAAGAGACACGTGCACGGTGTCCTGACCCGGCTCGCCGCCGACGGAACCAGCGTCGTGCTCTCCAGCCACCGCATGGACGACGTCGAAGCGCTGTGCTCCGAGGTCACGATCCTCGCCACCGGACGGGTCGTCTTCTCCGGCCCGCTCGGCAAGCTCGCCGCCGAGAACCGTGAACTCGACTACCGGCTCATCACCTCCGACCCGTCGGCTGCCCGGCTGCTGGCGGACGAGACGGACGGGACCCGGACCGTCGACGACGCCGAGGGGCGACGCGACTCCGGCGTGCTCGTCGTGCGCGCCCTGGTGCCTGCCCTCGACGAGTTGGTGAGGCGGCTCGTCCACGCGGACATCGCGCTGCGCGAGCTCGCCCCAGTGGCCTCGCCGCTCGAAACCGCCTTCCTCTCCCTCACCGAGCCGCTCACCGAGCCGCTCACCGAGCCGCTCACCGAGCCGCTCACCGAGAAGTCGATCGTGCGACAGCAGCCGATCGAGCCGCAGGAGCCCGGAAAATGA
- a CDS encoding ABC transporter permease, which yields MTTTVAAPHASAAHRVPVARAYRFELVKLVSQWRIRLLVLACWLVPGAFVALVAQQSTLPTDTLFGRWMHATGWAGPLVTLGFSGSWALPLLTSVVAGDVFACEDRLGTWRHLIVAVRSPRRIFAAKALAGLSVILVLVVGLACSSTVGGLAAVGNHPLVGLDGHAVAPSDAAWKVVLAWVCVLAPTLALAAIGLLGSVTLGRSPMGLLLPVLVALAMQLAQILPLPVAVRLALPGYAFIAWNGLFTSPAQGSPLLIGVVVSLLWAVTAGALAYLLFVRRDFTNPAHDGPGRRGLTIAVLPFAGLLAGTVAVVAAATTAGGSGIEQEKVQRSLATEFAHLYRTQTEQLNRPAVTEAQLKATAACTKGNVRTGAHGPGNDWRCVVSWHLPGVEATGQAVYQLDVGADGRFVADGDGPKEVNGYFLVRTATGDAPNPLWQFDGNVELLSATPKG from the coding sequence ATGACCACGACCGTCGCCGCCCCCCACGCTTCCGCCGCCCACCGCGTCCCGGTGGCGCGTGCATACCGCTTCGAGCTGGTCAAGCTCGTCTCCCAGTGGCGTATCCGCCTGCTGGTGCTCGCCTGCTGGCTCGTGCCGGGTGCCTTCGTCGCCCTGGTGGCCCAGCAGAGCACGCTCCCCACGGACACGCTCTTCGGCCGCTGGATGCACGCGACCGGGTGGGCCGGACCGCTGGTGACGCTCGGGTTCTCCGGCAGTTGGGCGCTGCCGCTGCTCACCTCGGTGGTCGCCGGTGATGTGTTCGCCTGCGAGGACCGGTTGGGGACCTGGCGCCATCTCATCGTGGCGGTGCGCTCACCCCGGCGGATCTTCGCGGCGAAGGCTCTGGCCGGTCTCAGCGTCATCCTGGTGCTCGTGGTGGGCCTGGCCTGTTCCAGTACGGTCGGCGGGCTCGCGGCGGTCGGCAACCATCCACTCGTCGGCCTCGACGGGCACGCGGTGGCACCGTCGGACGCCGCTTGGAAGGTCGTGCTCGCCTGGGTCTGCGTGCTGGCCCCGACGCTGGCCCTCGCCGCGATCGGACTGCTCGGCTCCGTCACCCTGGGGCGCTCGCCGATGGGACTGCTGCTGCCGGTTCTCGTCGCGCTGGCGATGCAGCTCGCCCAGATCCTGCCGCTGCCCGTAGCCGTACGCCTGGCCCTGCCCGGTTACGCGTTCATCGCCTGGAACGGACTGTTCACCAGCCCCGCGCAGGGCAGCCCGCTCCTGATCGGCGTCGTGGTGAGTCTGCTGTGGGCCGTGACCGCCGGCGCGCTGGCCTACCTCCTGTTCGTACGCCGCGACTTCACCAACCCGGCGCACGACGGCCCGGGGCGTCGCGGGCTCACCATCGCGGTGCTGCCGTTCGCCGGGCTGCTCGCCGGGACGGTGGCCGTCGTCGCGGCGGCGACGACGGCCGGCGGCTCCGGCATCGAGCAGGAGAAGGTGCAGCGCTCGCTCGCCACGGAATTCGCCCACCTCTATCGCACGCAGACCGAGCAGCTCAACCGGCCCGCCGTCACCGAGGCGCAGCTGAAGGCCACGGCGGCGTGCACCAAGGGCAACGTCAGGACCGGCGCCCACGGGCCGGGCAACGACTGGCGCTGCGTCGTCTCCTGGCACCTCCCCGGTGTCGAGGCCACCGGACAAGCCGTGTACCAGCTCGATGTCGGCGCGGACGGGCGGTTCGTGGCCGACGGCGACGGGCCGAAGGAAGTGAACGGCTACTTCCTGGTGCGGACCGCCACTGGGGACGCGCCGAACCCGCTCTGGCAGTTCGACGGCAATGTCGAGCTGCTCTCCGCCACCCCGAAGGGATGA